tgtaggaatttggaaacgtggaaatttggaaatgtaggaatttggaaacgtggaaatttggaaatgtagaaattggtaaatatggaaatttgaaaacgtagaaatttagaaatatagaaatttgaaaatataaaattttagaaatataaaaatctgaaaatataaaaatttccaaacttccacatatcccaataaaCATCCTCACAACCAAATCTCAATACAAATCGAATACCCACATCAAGAACTACGCCGCATTCAGTTTCCTACAAAAAGTAAATACGTGACTATCTgacaaaaaagtaaaaaagaacGTGGGGCAAACATGTATCTAATTTACACAAATCAGTGCGTAGTATACACTGTCGATATTTAACGCAGTACCGTTATGGACAGAAATTATCATTCCATAAGCCTATAAATATTATCGAGGTGATGCTCCAAACTGGTTTGAAAGGTATTCAGTGTGGGACACAAAACATGGCCGTGGTCCAACACAACGCCACGATTAACCGGTTCTGTGTGATTACAGACAACTGGGTGTACAATCAATGGTTACAGCATACAAATTaagatattgttaaaaataataaactgttgttaacaattttctaaaaatatctaTAGTCATAAATATTaagcaatttctacatttattaataaaagtgTACTTACATAGAATACTtaccaaatatatttttttttaatagttaaaataggataaatttgttaataaatatatttttcttttttcactgttgaataataataaataaactttgATATTGCAATAAAACAATCAAGTCTTTTACCctcataaatattttgttttatgcaATATTTCACGTTCATTTCGCATGAAGTTTATGTCCGCAGTAAAAATTCTAATTACGCTAATGATGGTCATACTAAATGAAAATGTACGTTCCTTTCGTCTTCAGAAAGTGTGATCAATTTAAGTGCTTATATAGACACAGTGGAGGCGCCACTGGCTAATGGTATGGTTTTTAAATAGAATGGGATACAAGGATGAATGCGTCATTGATGATACCATAAATGCACGTGTATGAGAGTACAGCTGTGTAGTGTACTTCATTGTAGTGAAGCATCGTGAAACGTGATCAGCTGTCTGCTACATTTGTTGAACTATTGTACATAATCTTTGTTACTTAAAAGTATTTGATAAGTTATTCAATCGAGTGAATTAAAGATTCTTTGTGTTagaatcatatttttattaaaactattaCAAAATGGTAAGTAAAGAAGACTTTGGTTTATTGAGGTTATATTCAACGTCAGCGATTCCAAATAAGGAATGCTAAGTTATGCAAGAAAATAGATatgaaactaataaaaatgtatgtgtAATAGTTTAAGTATTTTACAAGTAATAAGGAAAACGgcaataaaatacaatttgaaTGCAAGTTTTACTACATGAATTTGTATAACCTATATGTTTTTGGAACAGCAAGATCCAAATGAGGATACACAGTGGAATGACATCCTTAGGAGCAAAGGAATTATACCGCCAAAAGAGAAGGAAGTTACGGAAGACCAGCTAGTGGATATCGTGGAAAATACTATAAACGAAAAGACTGGGCGTGGtacttgtttattttatttatttccaatCAATAATACATTTTATCTTAATAAATACATCTTTTTATACATATAGTTGTTAACGACTTGGAATCAAAGACATTGGATGAACTGGATGAGTTGGAAGATGAAGAAGATGAAAAGGTTTTGTTGGAATATCGACAGAAGAGGATAGCAGAACTAAAGGAACTGGCTAACAAAGCTAAATATGGAGAAGTGAAGGAAATTTCAGGAGAAGATTATGTTCAGGAAGTTAATAATGCTGGAGAAGATATTTGGGTCGTACTTCACTTATATAAAACTGGGtatgatttttaatatatacTTGGGAAGAATTGAATAGAAGAATTAATATTACGATTTTTGTTACAGCATCCCACTTTGCACATTAATTAATCAGTATTTGAGTAGCTTAGCAAGAAAGTTTCCTATGACAAAATTCTTGAAAAGCATATCTACTACATGTATTCCTAACTGGCCAGATAGTAATCTTCCTACAATTTTCATTTACCATAGTGGAAACATGGTAAAACAGTTTATTGGGCCCATAGAATTAAGAGGCATGAAGCTAACAGAAGCAGGTACATATTaccataattttaataaaaaatgcattTTATCTGTaaccaaatttttcatattgaAATGAATACTGACTACTATTTTATTACAGAATTAGAGTGGATGTTAGGTCAGGTGGAGGCTGTGCCAACAAAAATTACTGAAGACCCAAAACCAAAAGTTAGAGACGTATTGTTTTCTACGTTAAGGCCTCAAAAAGATGACTTGGAAGACAGTAACGATTGGTAATTTCATTTGTTAGGCACTTTGAGAAAccaaatcaatatttaaatatcacaATGCACAgagcattttatttattttatcattattgTCACATGTACACACAAATGCACACATGCATACAaatgattttgttattttaaaaattttattactacCTCTGGTcactttattattacaataaaatattttattatattactgaTTTCTAAATTgattttgatatattttcaCACCCTGTCATGAAACCattgatataaaatatgtacttaaactactctaaataaaatttaagtattttaaatgaattacataaaattctcagttccaatcacaattatcaaaaaatttatattaaaaagaataacaAGTAAAATTTAACTTACGGAAATGCAGAGAACACACATTGCCATTACAATTTTCTTCTGTTCTTCGCTTTATATCCTTCATTTTGTTTTTACTTCTTTGACACCCGTTGATGAACGTAAATAAACGGGACGAAAGTTTGTCTAGTAAAAAGATCGAAGCTGTTAGTTTTTTAACAATAGAGCTAATCTCTGCATAACAACTTACTTAAATATTTCCGATCTCGAGATGATGTTTCTTAGAATTGTTTACGTTTGTGTTTCTCAAGGACTTCTCAAGTTTCGGCTCTCTTTATCTCGAGTATAGACCATAGTTTGTCCCTTCGTGCGGCTGCACAGTTCGATTTTCGACTCGTGCGTAGTCATATATCGAAGAATATATcgaaataaaagtttttaaatttacactaATACGATTTGTTTTAACAGAAAGTACATTCACGTAAGCCACATATACACAAAATTTCTTTACATCTGTTATATTATTTGCGCTATTTCGCTGCAATAAatgctataaaaatattaaaaatattcacgtTCGCGAATAATACATTAAGTGCCAGTGAAGTGCCATCAGTAAAGTTAGGTAAGTACGCGTGcgataatatttgaatttcgaAACTACTTGTTTAttgacagaaaatgtatttttataattataataattaaataattaatttctaataacaTTTTCAATCTTATTTTTCATTGTATTTGTTTTACTATAAtgtaattttacttttatagCTACAATGAGTAAtgcaaatttaaatgaaaattaatgagAAAACAGTGTAATGTACAAAGTACATATTAAACATgccaagaaaatattttttacactcAATTATCAGAATGATACTTGGAGTTTGTAAAGTGTTTTATTGAATATAAAACAACATGAAAACCAATATAGCCTTGAAAGAGTTAgcacattaaaaaaaaagtaatcttcaacaaataaataatttttaaactggtTGCATACATCACAGCAATTTCAAATTGAGAAAAAATAATGTGTAACGAAATGTCTGCTAGGATGGTTcctaatatattaaaaagaaattcaaaaGTGAATAGAAAAGTTTGTCCTCAACTAAATGTAACAGATAGGAACTCAGCTTTTGCGAAtgagaataaaaatttctttcaagaaaataattgtttgaAGAAAGAAATTAAACATAAACGTCTAACGAATAGAAGGAAACAAGGACTTAGCTTAGTTAATGTATGGCATGAACTTCCTAATTGGAATATTTGCTCTATTGTTGATGACAAAGAGAAAATGTCAAATAAAAATCTCTCTACATCAATGAAAGAAGATGTTAGCACAAATCAGAGAAAATTAAGACATTATACTAAAAAACAGGACAAACAAGATGAGGTgcctatttataaaattgaacaacaCGAGAACCAATttccacaatctcacaatgtaTCACTAGATTTTTCTGATTTTGTTTCATCTTGTTTGCAAGAAGTAGAATCTGTAGATTTACATAATTCAATTGATTTTTCAAGTAATGAAATATTCAGTCagtttaattatgaattttacgGTGAAAGTAATTCAAATGACTTAACGGAGAACTATGATTCTTTATCTTCAATAAATGAATCTTTAATGTCTTCTGAACACTCAAATAATGACACCTCACTTTTGGATGATAGACAATTGAACCAGTCTTGTGATtcttattgtaattattgtctTGAAAATTGCGTTTCCAGTTGGATATTAGCTAGTGAGGCAAATAATAATACACTTCAGAAAGACAGAATGTTAACAGCAacatataatcaaaataaaattgattcacCTAATAATTGCAACTTAAATACAGACATGCATAATACATATTTGATGAATGAAACCTTAGGAGGAAATAATAGCGAGAGAActactttattaataaattacctTGATAATATTGACCAACCATTaacagaattaataaattataacaatgAATATGTCAGAGAGGAagtatttaaagaaattataagTTTTGATCAAAGACAAACATGTGATATTTTGACTGACTTTAATGATGCTGTGTTTGAATCTGATTTTGATGCATCTTTATTCGAATCTGAAAACCAAGgaacaaataaatattcaacagATATACTGCAAGCTGCAGAAGACTTCGGATATAGTTTAAGTAATGAAAAGTAAGTGAATTGCATATGTTTATCCAGTTTggaaagaattttttttataaacagttATAAGATGCTTCTTTAGTATTCCTAGTCACCCATATTCTAATTTAGagatataaatttctaaatcctagtGTCTCTAAGTTCTGAAGATCCTTGTACACTCGGCTGTTTTATACCTCCCAAATTCTGCTTCTATAATTTTACTAAAAGCATGAAATGCACTTGTAGATTTCAGTGTCCATTATGTTCACTAACATTTTCGAATGCTCGCACACTGGCAATGCACGAAGCGGCTGCACATGGAGGTAAATGCTAAAAGAAGAGTCACAAAAATTAAACTTCATTCGGTGtgttttttattgaatttgcTTTTCAGGTACGTACGTAATACTTTGCGAAAGTTGCGGTAGGCTTTTCAATCGAAAATATCATTTCAATAGGCATTTTATTCATTGCGGTCGTTTCAAAGAACCGTACAGATGCGATATGTGCATAAAGGTGTACAGGTAAAAAACTGGACAAGCGTCTTCAGGATTACATCTTCAGTGTCCTAAAACTTTGAAGTAATATTGATGCAAATTTCTTTTTAGGCACAAGTCATCTTTGGTTCATCATTTAAGAGAGACGCATCACGTTCATTATGCTCATCATCATAAAACCAAATTCACTTGCAGCGTCTGTAAAAAGGTTTACAGTAAATTTGGAGCTTTTGAAAATCACATTAAAAAGCATCAGAATACGTCTGATAAATTGTTACATTATTCTGATGATTTATGGGGAGGAAGGAGGGGTAGACGTTTAGTGTAAGTATTATAGTGTTCCTATCGTTTTCAAATCTAAAATAGCGCAAATTCAGTATTGTCGTATTATTACTTTATCAtcaaactttagttttcgtttATCTTTAAATATTGACTTAAATGCAATTCAGTTACCAAAGATCTTAAGTTCCTATACTTGCATTAGCGCAATACTTTTTTCctgattatattatttttaacattattttaatattatttgttaattagtaTAAGATGAGAATACTTGTTAGAGATTATTTATGCGTTTCGAAAGCTTTGCGAGTTACAGTATTCTTTTTATATCAGCTGgacttatatatattttatttcgctCTGTTCGTAAATTATATCTTGTTCTCAcgtatgttttattaattttgacaaatgttttaaactttatttttctatttgtatTTCGAGTGTAAGTAATACAGTGTTACTTAGAAAGTATCTTATTATTTGGACCAGACTATACTTTTGTTACAAAGTATGAATAACTTAATTTAAGTGAAAAATTGACCACAATTATTACCGAGTTTTTACTCAGGAtgaattttcttatatttttcaattgttaCAACTGAATATTAACATTTGTTTCAACGAACAATGTAAGAATTATTTTCATCACTTAtctgaaatcttcaaaataaatgaaatttaatttacttatcTAAAATCTTCCATGTcgcaattattgtattttttttttttttttataaaaataaagacaACATCGTAGCACTTAGCCCAATATCGTTCTCTAAAGATTATCTTTCGAAAAATCTTTAGAGATCGATAttgattaccaggtcacaccacgtggaggtggctacgatagtgacccaccctaactccaaatcccttccaccctccaaatgcaacatcatttatcagaaggataaatgagttctgactctacttagctcataggctcgcatatacaagttctttaccacaatccagtaaagaacttgtatcacacacacacatacatacattaacttaatactaatcgcatggcatctcacacacgcacgcttaacttattctaaacgccgcacggtacctctcattctaagattgcactcaaataatctacgTCGaagtcaaaaagcaaagggaagaaaagaaagttagaagaactttctactaaaagcaaagaaagttagaagaactttctactaaaagagaagaaagttagaagaactttctgtcaaaaaaggggaacagtatttttcgccaagtgaaccttgctttccatgggtcaaagggtagtccatagtggcttacgtgaaccacgacagcaaagatgaaccgaagatacctttggcaagaacgagtgatacaccccagttggcggagggttcccatttcccccagcgctttcgcgtcttactacagagaggatacccagaccgtgatgccccttggcagaatggcggcggatcggggaggcacatcagagtatgagaggtgccaaccccgatccgccccgccgggcaaagaatatcactcgcgctacaccggtacttgcagctcacctctgccgcgtgttcacagcgctatgaacccccaatgatccacttgggcgcagaacgattggcaaaaaataagtgggtatactacaagctaacgcgtacaaagattgagaattgagaagatgagtgcaagttggaatgagaggtacttacagggacccacccgccctgcccacgagcacacttaacttaaaattaacgcacgcataaaattaactgAGAACTAAtgcattcataaaaataacttaaaagtaacgcacgcatccctcgatgatcccttgatgatccctcgatgctccctcgatgatccctcgatggatgtcttcaatgatgacctattcatTACCTACAGAATAATTAGTCGTAACAACAAAAAGAGGAAACAGGGAGGCAAATGCAATATTAGTAACATTATAATGTTTAGACATGCACAATTTATGATAACATACAAAATTCACATTAACATTTTCGGAATAAAAAAACTCGAGTTCACTCAGTAGAAATACACCtgtaaaatatgcaatatacttgagaaatattcaattacttaattaaaatgaaaacctgaaacatacaaatacaattaagacacatatgaataaataaatttcttacataaaattaaaacctgaaacatacaaaaagtaattagaacaaatatgaaacatactACAATAgaaaagccctaaatgtgccttttgttctaaaattgcgctcgtataatgtaaaactaaataaagaaaagggtaaaagaagaaagttggaagaactttcttttaagtttaaagcaattgataataaaaatgataggttacgactacaaactaatatctaacaagataaaaaattgtcgttgagatgagtgcaagttagaacaaaaggcacttacaatttgcgcaagtttttcgtcacgtgtgacgaaaaacctgcgcccgagcccacccttcctcccacagctcggaattaatgtaatttagatatgaaattgacaagttataatcgtagctcttagctcgatatcattttctaaagttaatttcgtgaaaaatatttagaaaacgatatcgattaccgggtcacaccacgtggaggtggctacgatagtgacccaccctaactccaaatcccttccaccctccaaatgcaacatcATTTaccagaaggataaatgagttctgactctacttagctcataagctcgcatatacaagttctttaccacaaatctgcaaagaacttgtatcacacacgcacgtatacattaacttaatactaatcccatgggatcacacacacacgtttAACTTATTCTACACGCatggtacctcttattctaatattgcactcaaataatctatgacgaagtcaaaaagcaaagggaagaaaagaaagttagaagaactttctgtcataaaaggggatcagtatttttggccaagtgaacctcgccttccatgggtcaaagggtagtccatagtggcttacgtgaaccacgagacagagatgaaccgaaaatactggcaagaacgagtgacacatccgcggagggtctcccatttccccgccgcttgcgtttgaagcaagtctgaccgcagagaggaaacccctgccgtgaggcggcagatcgagatggttcatcaatcgatcggccccgcagagatgtgtccctggcgctacaccagcacttgcagctcacctctgccgcgtgttcacagcgctatgaacccccaatgatccacttgggttcggaacgattgacaaaaataactgagtatactacaagctaacgcgtacaaagtttgagaattgtgaagatgagtgcaagttggaataagaggcacttacagggacccacccgcccgcccacgagcacactttacttaaaactaacgctcgcataaaattagcttaaaattaacgcacgcatcccacgaAGATCCCCCGATGATCCCTCCATGATCCCttgatgatcgatgtcttcaatcttcacATATACGCatctcacacattcactcattcatactataatatgttacaatagacgcaacttaaaattaactcaaaataatcttaaaattaaCGCTTAAGTTGATGAAATTCCTCGAAggaagtcttcaatgatgacatATTCATTACCTATAGAATCATTAAGTGTAACAGTAAAAAGAGAAAGTAGAGGAGCACATGCAAGATTAGTAACATTATAATATCTGGCATGCACAAGTCATGCTAAcatgcacaattcatgctaacatgcaaaattcatattaccattttcggaataaaagtgaaataaaactcaagtcgactcgataaaaatacgcaaaTAAAACACACAATATATTTGAGAAATGTTCAATtagttacttaaaataaaactctgaaacataaaaatgtaattaggataaacataaattattaaaataaaaacctgaaacattcaaatataattaaagcacatatgaataattaaactacttacttgaaataaaaatctggaacagaaaaatgtaattagacacataggaaatattaaattacttacttgagataaaaatctgaaacagacaaaaagtagttagacaatcaaaaatcaatgaattacttacttgaaataaaaatctgaaatagaCAAAATATagttagacacatatgaaacattacttacttaaaataaagatctgaaacagacaaaatataattagatccatatgaaacattacttacttaaaataaaaatctgaaacagacaaaaagtaattagacaaacataaatcaataaattacttacttaaaataaaaatctgaaacagacaaaaagtaattagacaaacataattcaataaattacttacttgaaataaaaatctgaaacagacaaaatataattagacacatatgaaacattacttacttaaaataaaaatctgaaacggacaaaaagtaattagacaaacataattcaataaattacttacttaaaataaaaatctgaaacggacaaaaagtaattagacaaacataattcaataaattacttacttgaaataaaaatctgaaacagacaaaaagtaattagacaaacataattcaataaattacttacttgaaataaaaatctgaaacaaacaaaagtgattagacacatatgaaacaacaaattacttacttgaaataaaaatctgaaacagacaaaagtgatTAGACATATAAAACATtgcattacttacttgaaataaaaatctgaaacagacaaaagtgatTAGACAAATAaaacattgaattacttacttagaataaaaatctgaaacagacaaaagtgattagacacatatgaaacattaaaatgcAAAAGTAATTAAGGCATAAAATTGACGGAGCAAGAAATGAAATCTCCCTTTATTCGAAACGAAACtcttaaaaaatagaaaatacaattttgaaaaccacaactccgaaataaaaagacgaaaaaattcagaaactttaaAAGTTGAAATAAAATCTCTTTGAAaacctcaaatttaaaataagaaccaAAAGAGATTAAAAACTTCAAGACCGAATAGAAATGATGAGGTGAACCAAAGACTTTGACACTCGAAATAATATTCTTGCATGAAATGAAAGAGAAACTCTACCCAAAGTACAGGTATTAAAAACCAAATGATAAagtaagagagagaaagaaataaaattttggagAGTTTGAAGCTAGAAACAAAGTCAGATAGAGTATTAGTGGCCCTATCagtgagtacaggatgcaggacacataccattcacacactcacgcatactataatacattttaaatgccctacatgtacctcttatt
This Megachile rotundata isolate GNS110a chromosome 7, iyMegRotu1, whole genome shotgun sequence DNA region includes the following protein-coding sequences:
- the viaf gene encoding viral IAP-associated factor isoform X2 yields the protein MQDPNEDTQWNDILRSKGIIPPKEKEVTEDQLVDIVENTINEKTGRVVNDLESKTLDELDELEDEEDEKVLLEYRQKRIAELKELANKAKYGEVKEISGEDYVQEVNNAGEDIWVVLHLYKTGIPLCTLINQYLSSLARKFPMTKFLKSISTTCIPNWPDSNLPTIFIYHSGNMVKQFIGPIELRGMKLTEAELEWMLGQVEAVPTKITEDPKPKVRDVLFSTLRPQKDDLEDSNDW
- the viaf gene encoding viral IAP-associated factor isoform X1 → MQENRYETNKNQDPNEDTQWNDILRSKGIIPPKEKEVTEDQLVDIVENTINEKTGRVVNDLESKTLDELDELEDEEDEKVLLEYRQKRIAELKELANKAKYGEVKEISGEDYVQEVNNAGEDIWVVLHLYKTGIPLCTLINQYLSSLARKFPMTKFLKSISTTCIPNWPDSNLPTIFIYHSGNMVKQFIGPIELRGMKLTEAELEWMLGQVEAVPTKITEDPKPKVRDVLFSTLRPQKDDLEDSNDW
- the LOC105662608 gene encoding uncharacterized protein LOC105662608 isoform X1, which codes for MCNEMSARMVPNILKRNSKVNRKVCPQLNVTDRNSAFANENKNFFQENNCLKKEIKHKRLTNRRKQGLSLVNVWHELPNWNICSIVDDKEKMSNKNLSTSMKEDVSTNQRKLRHYTKKQDKQDEVPIYKIEQHENQFPQSHNVSLDFSDFVSSCLQEVESVDLHNSIDFSSNEIFSQFNYEFYGESNSNDLTENYDSLSSINESLMSSEHSNNDTSLLDDRQLNQSCDSYCNYCLENCVSSWILASEANNNTLQKDRMLTATYNQNKIDSPNNCNLNTDMHNTYLMNETLGGNNSERTTLLINYLDNIDQPLTELINYNNEYVREEVFKEIISFDQRQTCDILTDFNDAVFESDFDASLFESENQGTNKYSTDILQAAEDFGYSLSNEKFQCPLCSLTFSNARTLAMHEAAAHGGTYVILCESCGRLFNRKYHFNRHFIHCGRFKEPYRCDMCIKVYRHKSSLVHHLRETHHVHYAHHHKTKFTCSVCKKVYSKFGAFENHIKKHQNTSDKLLHYSDDLWGGRRGRRLV
- the LOC105662608 gene encoding uncharacterized protein LOC105662608 isoform X2, encoding MCNEMSARMVPNILKRNSKVNRKVCPQLNVTDRNSAFANENKNFFQENNCLKKEIKHKRLTNRRKQGLSLVNVWHELPNWNICSIVDDKEKMSNKNLSTSMKEDVSTNQRKLRHYTKKQDKQDEVPIYKIEQHENQFPQSHNVSLDFSDFVSSCLQEVESVDLHNSIDFSSNEIFSQFNYEFYGESNSNDLTENYDSLSSINESLMSSEHSNNDTSLLDDRQLNQSCDSYCNYCLENCVSSWILASEANNNTLQKDRMLTATYNQNKIDSPNNCNLNTDMHNTYLMNETLGGNNSERTTLLINYLDNIDQPLTELINYNNEYVREEVFKEIISFDQRQTCDILTDFNDAVFESDFDASLFESENQGTNKYSTDILQAAEDFGYSLSNEKHKSSLVHHLRETHHVHYAHHHKTKFTCSVCKKVYSKFGAFENHIKKHQNTSDKLLHYSDDLWGGRRGRRLV
- the LOC105662608 gene encoding uncharacterized protein LOC105662608 isoform X3, whose protein sequence is MCNEMSARMVPNILKRNSKVNRKVCPQLNVTDRNSAFANENKNFFQENNCLKKEIKHKRLTNRRKQGLSLVNVWHELPNWNICSIVDDKEKMSNKNLSTSMKEDVSTNQRKLRHYTKKQDKQDEVPIYKIEQHENQFPQSHNVSLDFSDFVSSCLQEVESVDLHNSIDFSSNEIFSQFNYEFYGESNSNDLTENYDSLSSINESLMSSEHSNNDTSLLDDRQLNQSCDSYCNYCLENCVSSWILASEANNNTLQKDRMLTATYNQNKIDSPNNCNLNTDMHNTYLMNETLGGNNSERTTLLINYLDNIDQPLTELINYNNEYVREEVFKEIISFDQRQTCDILTDFNDAVFESDFDASLFESENQGTNKYSTDILQAAEDFGYSLSNEKFQCPLCSLTFSNARTLAMHEAAAHGGILFIAVVSKNRTDAICA